TTGCCGATCGCGGTCGTCTCCTGGACCATACCCTCGAAGTCTGTGAGGTACTGTGGGGCGGAACTCGGGTGTCCTATGAGAGCCCGGAGCTCGGGTTCGAAGGGGTTTATTCCATGCCCGGGCCGGTGGAGGCGGCCGGCATCCCGGTCTGGGTGAGCGGGACAGCTAACCGTCGAACAGCGAGGCGCTTGGCCCGCTTCGGAACCGGCTGGATCCCGTGGGGTGATGACCGGTCCGACCCGGTCGCCGGCTTGGCCAGGATGTGCGCCCTGTTCGATGAGTTGGGCCTTGGTGAGGGCCCTGCCGAGGTCCAGGGCTCGGTACCGACGGTCCGGGAGCCGGATGGAACCTTCGACCTTTCGGCGACCATGGCCGGGGTTCCCGACCTGGTGGCTGCGGGAGTGACCGACTGTCGCCTGACGCTGCGCCTGCCCGACGGCCTTGAGGAGGCCACTGATCTGCTGGGGTGTGCCGTCGGTGCCTTCCGGTCAGCTGTCGGTCGACGGTGAAGCTCGGTTTCTTTGGCGTTAACGCCGGCGTGGTCTCCGATCCGGAGGCCATGGTCGCTGTGGCGATCACCGCTGAGGCGGCCGGCTGGGAGTCGGTCTGGACTGGTGAGCACCTGGTGGCCTCTAGCCCTCGCCGACCACCGTCACCGGTGCCGCCCGACACCCACTTCGTGGATCAGGTGGCCTCTCTGGCCTTTTTGGCCGCCCACACCCGGACACTCCGGCTCGGGACCGGCATTGTGATCCTCCCGCAGCGCAACCCGGTGGTCCTGGCCAAGGAATTGGCCTCTGTGGATGTCCTGTCCGGGGGGCGTCTGGAGGCCGGGTTCGGCGTGGGCTATGTGCCGGACGAGTTCGACGCTGTAGGTGTGCCGTTCTCCGAGCGGGGTGTCCGAACCACCGAATACATCGACGCCCTGCGAGCTCTCTGGCGCGGCGACCTGTCGTTCTCTGGGCGCTTCACCTCGTGGGATGGTGTGGAGGCTCACCCTCGCCCCGTATCTCCATCGGGTCCGCCAATCCACGTCGGCGGCAACTCGCCTGCCACATATCGAAGGGCTGTGCTCCAGGCTGATGGCTGGTACGGCTTCGCGACAACTCTGGCCTCCACTGCCAACGCTCTGGAGGCCATCCGACAGAACCTCGAGGCGCTGGGCCGGCCTGCTGACCGGGCCAGGATCCAGATGAGTGTCACCCCGTCCGAACCGGTGAACCGAGACCTAGTCCGTCGCTACGAGGACCTGGGCGTCGATCGCCTGATCTTGGTGCGCGACTTCCGGGACACGGCCGGGGGGCCCCACCCGGAGCGGGCGACTGCCGTTCTGTCCTTTCTCGCCGACACCCCCACCACTCTCGGCCTCGACTAACTAGGTGGCTACTAGCTCCGTTTCCCACCACTGCCTGGGTCAGACATCACTAAGACCAAGGCCGGGGTTCAGGCGAACGCCTAGCCCACAGTTCCGCCTGGCTGGCCCAGCCGGTCTGCCTCAGCGCCGACGGTCGTGGACTCACCGTGTCCGGTGTGAACCTCAGTGGCCGAGTCCAGCACGAAAAGCCGAGACCGGATGCTGTCAACCAGGATCCCCCGGTCGGAGAACGACCGCCCGGTTGCTCCGGGGCCACCGTTGAACAGGGTGTCGCCGGAGAACACCACGCCGAGAGTCGGCACGTGGATGCAGCACCCGCCAGGCGAATGGCCTGGGGTATGGAAGATGGTCAGTTCGTCCCCGGCCACACCAATCGACAGGCCGTCCTGGAGAGGGTCATCGATCCGACGGTCGGGGTGCACCACGTCCCACAGCATCCCGTCGTCGGGGTGCAACCAGATCGGGGCGTCAACGGCGTCGGCCAACTCCACAGCGGCGTTGATGTGGTCGTTGTGACCGTGGGTGCACAGCACCCCGAGAGTCCGACGACCGGCTACCGCTTCGGCGATCGGCTGGTGGTCATGGGCAGCGTCTATGACCACCACCTCGGAGTCGTCGCCCACCAACCAGACGTTGTTGTCGACTTCAAAGTCCTCGCCGTCCAGCGAGAAGATCCCACTGGTCACCACCCGCTGGATCCGAAGCCCCACCTCGCAGCCCCTACAGCACGACCACGGAGCGCAAGACCTCGCCACGTTCCATGGCGTGGAAGGCCTCCTCGACCTCGTCGAGGGCAATGGTCTCGGAAACAAACCGGTCCAGATCCAGCCGGCCCTGTAGGTACAGGTCGATAAGCATCGGAAAGTCCCGGCTGGGCAGGCAGTCGCCGTACCACGACGACTTGAGCGTGCCGCCACGACCGAACACCTCGATCATCGGCAACTCGACCTTCATTTCCGGGTTGGGCACCCCGACCAGGACTACCGTTCCGGCCAGGTCGCGGGAGTAGAAAGCCTGCTCGTAGGTAGCAGGGAGGCCGACTGCCTCGATGGCCACATCCACACCGTTGCCCCCGGTTAGACCACGTATGGCTTCGATCGGATCCTCGTTGGTGGAGTTCACCGTGTGAGTGGCCCCGAAATTGCGGGCGATGTCCAGTTTCCGATCGTCAATGTCTACAGCGATGATCGTGTGCGCTCCGGCTAGGCGGGAACCGGCGATGGCCGCGTCGCCTACACCTCCGCAGCCGAACACGGCGACTGAGTCGCCACGGCCCACGCCCCCGGTGTTCATGGCCGCGCCCAGCCCGGCCATGACACCGCAGCCGATCAGTCCAGCCACCTCGGGAGGCGCCGCGGGATCGACCTTGGTGGCTTGGCCCGCGGCCACCAGGGTCTTTTCGGCAAAGGCTCCGATACCCAACGCCGGGGAGAGTTCCACTCCGCCCAGGGTCATCTTCTGCGTGGCGTTGTGAGTGGCGAAGCAGTACCAGGGTCGTCCCCGCAGGCAGGAGCGGCACTGCCCGCAAACGGCCCGCCAGTTCAGGACCACAAAGTCGCCGACGGCCACGTTGGTCACGCCGTCACCGACCTCTTCGACGATCCCGGCCGCCTCGTGACCGAGGAGGAACGGGAAGTCGTCGTTGATGGCGCCCTCCCGGTAGTGCAGGTCGGTGTGGCAGACCCCACAGGCCTGCACGGTCACCAGGACCTCCCCCGGTCCGGGATCGGGGACCTCGATGATCTCCACGGTGACCGGTTCCCCCTTAGCGCGGGCCACCACGGCTCGGACGCTGTGCGGCATGACTTCCCTCTGTGTTGGCCGGACGGCCCGAATCCGGACCGAGAACGACCGGAAACTAACAGGCTGCCGTTCAGCTCTCTTCGAACCGAGACCGGTCAGCGATCCCGATGGCGGTCGGCCAGGACAGCGGCCAGCCCCGTGAAGCCAGCCAGGACGAGCAGGAACGCCACTGCGCTGGTCTGCACCACCCCGGTGGCCGCTGCGACGACGCCTAGTACCACGATGATCAGCGGGACGCGTGGCACGGCTCGCACCGGGCCATCATGGCAGGCGGCGGTCCCGCGCCGTACCGTTCCCAGTGGGCGTCGAGCAAGGGGGTCTTGGTGTGAGGGTGGCCATCACCGGGGCCTCAGGCTTTGTCGGCTCGCACTGCTTGGCCGCCGCCGTAGCGGCCGGACACGAGGTCCGGGCCGTGGTCCGGAACCCGGCTAAGGCACGGGCGGCGGCCATCCTCCACGGCCTGGATCCCGACAGCATCGATATAGCACTGGCTGACCTCACCGATCACGATGCCCTTCGGGCCTCCCTGGCGGGGGTAGACGCTCTCATCCACGCAGGCGCCGTGTTCAGCTTGGGTCCTCGAGACGCCCGCCGGATGCGGGCCGTGAATCCAACCTCTACCCGGATATTGCTGGATGAGGCAGCCGAGCGGGGCCTAAACCGGGTGGTACACGTGTCGTCAATGGGCGTATACGGAGCCAGCCGGACCCGTGTGGACCCCACCACACCGACCGGCCCGGAGTGCGGCGCCTACACAGGAAGCAAGATCGAAGCCGACGCGGTTGCCGTAGCCCACCAAGAGGCCGGCCAACCGGTGGTCATCGTCTGCCCGGGCGGCATCATCGGACCCCGGGATCCCAGCCCCGAACTCAGCGACTCCATGGCCCCCGTTCTGGACGGCCTTCGCCGATCGGTGGTTCCTCTGCCGAAGGGCGCGTGCTTCGGAATGGTCGACGTTCGCGACGTGGCCGCTGTGTGCGTGGGGTCGCTGACTACGGGCTCGGCTCAGGCACGGCACCTGGTGGCCGGCCACCTCGTAGGACCGGCCGACCTGCTCCGGTTGTCGGCGCACTTGACCGGTCGTCCAGTACGCATCGTGGGCTTTCCGGCCCCACTGCTAACCGCAGTTGGTTTGCTGTGCGATCTGGTGGGTCGGGCCACGGCCAACAAAATGCCTCTCGACGTGGAGGTCGCCCGAATGACGGCGGCCAACATGCGAGCCGGCGGCCTGCAGGAGGTTGACCAGGCGAGTGCCGCCGATGCTTTCGGGTTCCCCACCATCCCGCTGGAGACCACGGTGGCCGAGACGGTGACATGGCTTCACAGCGCCGGGTACCTGTCCGACGAGCAGGCGGGCAACCTGGCCGGCTGAAACCCGCCGAATACGGGTCAGGTCGACTCGGTCAGGCCTTTGGTACGCCCAAATGCCCCAGAGCCTCCACCGCCCCCTCCGGGCCGTCGACGCTTACCCAAAACCGTCGACCACCAGTCAACTCCAGGTGGAGGCCGTCGCCGCTCCGGATTACGGCCCGGGCCATCCGGAAGAACCGCAGACTGCCCCTGTAGCCGAGGCCTTGGGTCTGCCACCTGGTCATCCGTTCGGCCCTCGCCCCTTCGATCCCCTCCAATCGGAACCGTTGGACTGGCCGGCCTCCAAAGCCGTAGGAGACCTGCACCCCGGCCTCGGCCACCACCACATCAATCCGCCGGAAGATTAAGGAGGTGAAGGCGACCAAGCCGCCAGAGATCAGGGCCGGCCAGGCCACCGGAATCAGGGTCACCAGAACAGCCAGCAAAAACACCAAAGACACAGCTAGCCGGGTCGGCCACCGTGCCGTGGCCGACCCCTCCCAAAGGATCGGGACGTTACCGGCGGGGGTCACCCGGGCCAGGCATCACGCAACCGTCGCCAGGACTCGTCCAGGGCAATGGGCAACACCCGGAGGTTGGCCGTCGCCGTGGTGAAGTTCGTATCGCCTACCCAGCGGGGCACCACGTGAACGTGGAGGTGGTCGGGTACGCCGGCACCAGCCGCCGGGCCCAGGTTCAGGCCTACGTTCACGCCTCCCGTCGAAAATGCTGACTCCACAGCGGCAACCGCGTCACGGACCATCACCCACAACCCGTCATGCTCCTCGTCAGTCAGACCGTTCAGGGTGGCCACAGCCCGGCGGGGCAACACCATGAGATGTCCGCTGGTGTACGGGTATGCGTTCAGGAGGGCAAAGCAGGTCGCTCCGCGGTGAATGACGTAAGTCTCGGCATCGTCGAGCCCGGACTGTTCGATGACCTCAAAGAGGGTCCTGCCGTCCTGGCCGTCGGCTGGGGTAGCGGCGTCCGGATCGGACACGTAGGCGTATCGCCAGCCGGCCCACAGGCGCTCGATGTCGTTCAGAGCCTCGCCTCCACGTTGGCCGACAGCCGTTCCAGGAACTCGTCGAGGGGCAGGTCTCGTTCCGGGGCCTCAGCACCCCGGGCGTTGTCGCCCACCGTGCCGTTGGCCGCATCGTCGTCACCCACCACCAGTACGTGAGGCACCTTGGCCACCTTGCCGGCCCGCACCCGCTTTCCCAGAGGCTCGTCAGCCGGGTCCACGGTGGCCCGGAACTGGGCGGCCACCAAATGGTCCCGGACCGACTCGGCGTAGGCCTGGTGCTCGTCGGCCACCGGCAGCACCCGAACCTGCTCGGGAGCCAGCCATAGCGGGAACGCCCCGGCGTAGTGTTCGATCAGCACGCCGAAGAACCGCTCGATGGACCCCATCAACGCCCGGTGGATCATCACCGGCCGGTGGCGACCGCCGTCGGCGCCCACGTACTCCAGCTTGAAGCGTTCCGGCAGGTTGAAGTCCAGCTGGATGGTGGAGAGTTGCCACGGTCGGCCGATGGCGTCGGTGACGTCGACGTCGATCTTCGGCCCGTAGAAGGCTCCACCGCCCTCGTCCACGACGTAGTCCAGCCCCGCTGACTCAAGCGCCGACCGGAGGCCGTCGATGGCCATGTCCCACAGGGCGTCCTCGCCCACCGACTTCTCGAACGGCCGAGTGGACAGCTTGGCTTGGAAGTCCTCGAACCCGAATGCCCGCAGCACCGAGAGCGTGAAGTCCAGCAGGGAGGCCAACTCGTCGAGTACCTGGTCGGGAGTACAGAAAATGTGGCTGTCGTCCTGCGTGAATCCCCGGCTGCGGAGCAGGCCGTGGATAGCCCCGGACAACTCGTAGCGGTAGACGGCACCCAGTTCGAAGAATCGGCGTGGAAGGTCCCGGTAGCTCCGCTGCCCGCTCTGGAAGATGGCCACGTGGAACGGGCAGTTCATGGGCTTCGGGTAGTAGGTCGCCCCGTCCACCTCCATCGGCGGATACATCCCGTCGGCGTAGAAGTCGAGGTGTCCGCTCGTCTCCCACAGAATCGACTTGGCGATGTGGGGGCTGTAGACGAAGTCGTACCCACCAGCCTCGTGACGGGCCCGGCTGTAGTCCTCAATCAGTTTGCGGACCAGGGCTCCCTTGGGATGCCATACAGCCAGGCCCGGGCCGAGCGCCTCGGGCCACGACACAAGGTCCAACTCGGTGGCCAGGCGACGGTGGTCCCGCTTTTCGGCCTCGGCCAGGCGGTGCAGGTGACCTTTCAGGGCCTTCTTGTCGGCCCACGCTGTGCCGTAGATCCGCTGGAGCATGGGCTGCCTCTCATCACCCCGCCAGTAGGCACCAGCCACCTTCTGGAGGGCGAAGTGGCCGAGACGCCCTGTGGTGGGCACGTGCGGGCCGGTACACAGGTCGATGAACCCGTCTCCGTTGCGGTAGTAGGTGACAGTTCCATCGGCGGCAGCCTCGCCGGCCAACTCGGTGTCAGCATTCCCGCTGGTGACCTGTTCGATGATCTCACGCTTGAACCGATGGTTGGCAAAAAGTTCGAGCGCATCATCGGCCCCGGCCTCGCAGCGCTCGAAGGCCTGGTCGGCATCGACGATCAAGCGCATCCGGGTCTCGATGGCCTCCAGGTCGTCCTGACTGAATGTGACACCACCGGGTAGCTCGAAGTCGTAGTAGAAGCCGTGCTCGATGGGAGGACCGATGGCGTAGGTAGCGCCGGGCCAGAGCTCCAGCACGGCCTGAGCTAGGACGTGGGCCGTGGAATGCCGGAGGGTGTGGAGACCCTCGTCGCTGTCCGCCGTCACGATGGCCACCGTGGCCCCGTCGGGCAGGGGTCGGTCGAGGTCCCTGCTATCCCCATTGACGTTGGCGATGATGGCCGCCTTCGCCAGACCCGGACCGATGTCGGCAGCCAGATCGACCCCCGTCGCCCCCTTAGGAAGGGTGCGCGTCGAACCGTCGGGGAGGGTGATGGTCAGATCGGACATGGTTATCCCGAGGCTAGCGACCCCGCCCCGCCCCCGGATCGACGGTTGACGGCCACCCAATCTCGCCGGTCGCCCCCACGGAAACCGGACCGGCCCT
Above is a genomic segment from Acidimicrobiales bacterium containing:
- a CDS encoding LLM class flavin-dependent oxidoreductase, yielding ADRGRLLDHTLEVCEVLWGGTRVSYESPELGFEGVYSMPGPVEAAGIPVWVSGTANRRTARRLARFGTGWIPWGDDRSDPVAGLARMCALFDELGLGEGPAEVQGSVPTVREPDGTFDLSATMAGVPDLVAAGVTDCRLTLRLPDGLEEATDLLGCAVGAFRSAVGRR
- a CDS encoding TIGR03619 family F420-dependent LLM class oxidoreductase, giving the protein MKLGFFGVNAGVVSDPEAMVAVAITAEAAGWESVWTGEHLVASSPRRPPSPVPPDTHFVDQVASLAFLAAHTRTLRLGTGIVILPQRNPVVLAKELASVDVLSGGRLEAGFGVGYVPDEFDAVGVPFSERGVRTTEYIDALRALWRGDLSFSGRFTSWDGVEAHPRPVSPSGPPIHVGGNSPATYRRAVLQADGWYGFATTLASTANALEAIRQNLEALGRPADRARIQMSVTPSEPVNRDLVRRYEDLGVDRLILVRDFRDTAGGPHPERATAVLSFLADTPTTLGLD
- a CDS encoding MBL fold metallo-hydrolase, with the translated sequence MGLRIQRVVTSGIFSLDGEDFEVDNNVWLVGDDSEVVVIDAAHDHQPIAEAVAGRRTLGVLCTHGHNDHINAAVELADAVDAPIWLHPDDGMLWDVVHPDRRIDDPLQDGLSIGVAGDELTIFHTPGHSPGGCCIHVPTLGVVFSGDTLFNGGPGATGRSFSDRGILVDSIRSRLFVLDSATEVHTGHGESTTVGAEADRLGQPGGTVG
- a CDS encoding S-(hydroxymethyl)mycothiol dehydrogenase, with protein sequence MPHSVRAVVARAKGEPVTVEIIEVPDPGPGEVLVTVQACGVCHTDLHYREGAINDDFPFLLGHEAAGIVEEVGDGVTNVAVGDFVVLNWRAVCGQCRSCLRGRPWYCFATHNATQKMTLGGVELSPALGIGAFAEKTLVAAGQATKVDPAAPPEVAGLIGCGVMAGLGAAMNTGGVGRGDSVAVFGCGGVGDAAIAGSRLAGAHTIIAVDIDDRKLDIARNFGATHTVNSTNEDPIEAIRGLTGGNGVDVAIEAVGLPATYEQAFYSRDLAGTVVLVGVPNPEMKVELPMIEVFGRGGTLKSSWYGDCLPSRDFPMLIDLYLQGRLDLDRFVSETIALDEVEEAFHAMERGEVLRSVVVL
- a CDS encoding NAD-dependent epimerase/dehydratase family protein, yielding MGVEQGGLGVRVAITGASGFVGSHCLAAAVAAGHEVRAVVRNPAKARAAAILHGLDPDSIDIALADLTDHDALRASLAGVDALIHAGAVFSLGPRDARRMRAVNPTSTRILLDEAAERGLNRVVHVSSMGVYGASRTRVDPTTPTGPECGAYTGSKIEADAVAVAHQEAGQPVVIVCPGGIIGPRDPSPELSDSMAPVLDGLRRSVVPLPKGACFGMVDVRDVAAVCVGSLTTGSAQARHLVAGHLVGPADLLRLSAHLTGRPVRIVGFPAPLLTAVGLLCDLVGRATANKMPLDVEVARMTAANMRAGGLQEVDQASAADAFGFPTIPLETTVAETVTWLHSAGYLSDEQAGNLAG
- a CDS encoding HIT domain-containing protein; this translates as MSDPDAATPADGQDGRTLFEVIEQSGLDDAETYVIHRGATCFALLNAYPYTSGHLMVLPRRAVATLNGLTDEEHDGLWVMVRDAVAAVESAFSTGGVNVGLNLGPAAGAGVPDHLHVHVVPRWVGDTNFTTATANLRVLPIALDESWRRLRDAWPG
- the thrS gene encoding threonine--tRNA ligase → MSDLTITLPDGSTRTLPKGATGVDLAADIGPGLAKAAIIANVNGDSRDLDRPLPDGATVAIVTADSDEGLHTLRHSTAHVLAQAVLELWPGATYAIGPPIEHGFYYDFELPGGVTFSQDDLEAIETRMRLIVDADQAFERCEAGADDALELFANHRFKREIIEQVTSGNADTELAGEAAADGTVTYYRNGDGFIDLCTGPHVPTTGRLGHFALQKVAGAYWRGDERQPMLQRIYGTAWADKKALKGHLHRLAEAEKRDHRRLATELDLVSWPEALGPGLAVWHPKGALVRKLIEDYSRARHEAGGYDFVYSPHIAKSILWETSGHLDFYADGMYPPMEVDGATYYPKPMNCPFHVAIFQSGQRSYRDLPRRFFELGAVYRYELSGAIHGLLRSRGFTQDDSHIFCTPDQVLDELASLLDFTLSVLRAFGFEDFQAKLSTRPFEKSVGEDALWDMAIDGLRSALESAGLDYVVDEGGGAFYGPKIDVDVTDAIGRPWQLSTIQLDFNLPERFKLEYVGADGGRHRPVMIHRALMGSIERFFGVLIEHYAGAFPLWLAPEQVRVLPVADEHQAYAESVRDHLVAAQFRATVDPADEPLGKRVRAGKVAKVPHVLVVGDDDAANGTVGDNARGAEAPERDLPLDEFLERLSANVEARL